In one window of Gossypium hirsutum isolate 1008001.06 chromosome A01, Gossypium_hirsutum_v2.1, whole genome shotgun sequence DNA:
- the LOC121232349 gene encoding defensin D2, protein MERFSRSVSAVVLLMLVLLATEMGPVAADGDKICESPSNAFKGLCLRDDNCDIVCKTEGFPNGDCKGFLRKCVCTKPC, encoded by the exons atggaGCGATTTTCTCGTTCAGTTTCAGCTGTGGTCCTTCTTATGTTGGTTCTTTTAGCAACAG AGATGGGACCTGTGGCAGCGGATGGTGATAAGATATGCGAGTCCCCAAGCAATGCATTCAAGGGGCTATGCTTACGTGATGACAATTGTGATATTGTTTGCAAGACCGAGGGTTTTCCTAATGGAGATTGCAAAGGTTTCCTTCGCAAATGCGTCTGTACTAAGCCTTGTTAG
- the LOC107934062 gene encoding uncharacterized protein isoform X2, with amino-acid sequence MRGLRVMSGLPPRVYLLRTLALNSPRFGMNYIHLRKPLALGSQTWRRRKCCSQVCHPILMRSSYRRLFRQNRCHFNVLLMLSSSVRPDSYGLFRKLLCMPIWLKVILRTHRRLQSVVVIRRRVVVGVVFGREFSARSAIDWGTLLTNVINRFHRDFDGPSAAVQASSADRPLRASRPSHIFGVSLPSGPSASQRESGDGVWGPFAQRMRFTPFGQNQPPNWTSAGCFGRPVHGTYAGPNHVLDGHLPRPGPCRPHMGAPHPGLSRPFAYYNGLGAGNLNVNLIGLVLGI; translated from the exons ATGCGAGGTCTGCGTGTGATGTCTGGACTACCGCCACGAGTCTATTTGCTGCGGACACTGGCACTAAACAGTCCAAGATTCGGCATGAACTACATTCACTTAAGAAAG CCTCTGGCACTCGGATCTCAGACGTGGAGAAGACGCAAGTGCTGCTCGCAGGTTTGCCATCCGATTTTGATGCGGTCGTCTTATCGGCGTCTTTTTCGTCAGAACCGGTGCCATTTCAACGTCTTGTTGATGCTCTCCTCGAGTGTGAGACCCGATAGTTACGGGCTGTTCAGGAAGTTGTTATGCATGCCAATCTGGTTGAAGGTGATTCTTCGTACGCACCGGAGGCTTCAGTCCGTAGTGGTCATCCGCCGACGAGTGGTCGTGGGCGTGGTTTTCGGCCGCGAATTCAGTGCCAGATCTGCAATAGACTGGGGCACCTTGCTCACAAATGTTATTAATCGGTTTCACCGAGATTTTGATGGGCCATCGGCGGCGGTTCAGGCGTCTAGTGCTGATCGACCTCTTAGAGCATCTCGACCGTCGCACATTTTCGGCGTTTCTCTTCCTTCAGGTCCTTCTGCTTCACAAAGGGAATCTGGTGATGGTGTTTGGGGGCCGTTTGCTCAGCGAATGAGGTTCACTCCTTTTGGTCAAAATCAGCCTCCAAATTGGACTTCAGCTGGGTGTTTTGGTAGACCGGTGCATGGCACTTATGCTGGGCCGAATCATGTTTTGGATGGGCATTTGCCTAGACCTGGGCCTTGTAGGCCGCATATGGGTGCTCCTCATCCTGGCCTCTCTCGGCCTTTTGCTTATTATAATGGTCTTGGTGCTGGAAAtttaaatgtgaatttgattGGTTTAGTGCTgggaatttaa
- the LOC107934062 gene encoding uncharacterized protein isoform X1, with protein MRGLRVMSGLPPRVYLLRTLALNSPRFGMNYIHLRKVRYLLRNMLPRLQLCVLCWQPLALGSQTWRRRKCCSQVCHPILMRSSYRRLFRQNRCHFNVLLMLSSSVRPDSYGLFRKLLCMPIWLKVILRTHRRLQSVVVIRRRVVVGVVFGREFSARSAIDWGTLLTNVINRFHRDFDGPSAAVQASSADRPLRASRPSHIFGVSLPSGPSASQRESGDGVWGPFAQRMRFTPFGQNQPPNWTSAGCFGRPVHGTYAGPNHVLDGHLPRPGPCRPHMGAPHPGLSRPFAYYNGLGAGNLNVNLIGLVLGI; from the coding sequence ATGCGAGGTCTGCGTGTGATGTCTGGACTACCGCCACGAGTCTATTTGCTGCGGACACTGGCACTAAACAGTCCAAGATTCGGCATGAACTACATTCACTTAAGAAAGGTGCGTTATCTGTTAAGGAATATGTTGCCAAGATTACAACTCTGTGTGCTTTGTTGGCAGCCTCTGGCACTCGGATCTCAGACGTGGAGAAGACGCAAGTGCTGCTCGCAGGTTTGCCATCCGATTTTGATGCGGTCGTCTTATCGGCGTCTTTTTCGTCAGAACCGGTGCCATTTCAACGTCTTGTTGATGCTCTCCTCGAGTGTGAGACCCGATAGTTACGGGCTGTTCAGGAAGTTGTTATGCATGCCAATCTGGTTGAAGGTGATTCTTCGTACGCACCGGAGGCTTCAGTCCGTAGTGGTCATCCGCCGACGAGTGGTCGTGGGCGTGGTTTTCGGCCGCGAATTCAGTGCCAGATCTGCAATAGACTGGGGCACCTTGCTCACAAATGTTATTAATCGGTTTCACCGAGATTTTGATGGGCCATCGGCGGCGGTTCAGGCGTCTAGTGCTGATCGACCTCTTAGAGCATCTCGACCGTCGCACATTTTCGGCGTTTCTCTTCCTTCAGGTCCTTCTGCTTCACAAAGGGAATCTGGTGATGGTGTTTGGGGGCCGTTTGCTCAGCGAATGAGGTTCACTCCTTTTGGTCAAAATCAGCCTCCAAATTGGACTTCAGCTGGGTGTTTTGGTAGACCGGTGCATGGCACTTATGCTGGGCCGAATCATGTTTTGGATGGGCATTTGCCTAGACCTGGGCCTTGTAGGCCGCATATGGGTGCTCCTCATCCTGGCCTCTCTCGGCCTTTTGCTTATTATAATGGTCTTGGTGCTGGAAAtttaaatgtgaatttgattGGTTTAGTGCTgggaatttaa
- the LOC107936134 gene encoding importin subunit alpha-2 isoform X2 — protein sequence MSLRPSTRTEARRNRYKVAVDAEEGRRRREDNMVEIRKSKREESLLKKRREGLQAQQFAASLHSSNVEKKLESLPSMVAGVWSDNGAAQLEATTQFRKLLSIERSPPIEEVVQSGVVPRFVEFLGREDFPQLQFEAAWALTNIASGTSDNTKVVIDLGAVPIFVKLLASPSDDVREQAVWALGNIAGDSPRCRDLVLSHGALMPLLAQLNEHAKLSMLRNATWTLSNFCRGKPQPPFEQVTPALPALERLVHSNDEEVLTDACWALSYLSDGTNDKIQAVIQAGVCPRLVELLLNPSPSVLIPALRTVGNIVTGDDLQTQCIIDHGALACLMNLLTNNYKKSIKKEACWTISNITAGNKEQIQAVINAGLIGPLVNLLQNAEFDVKKEAAWAISNATSGGAHEQIKYMVSQGCIKPLCDLLACPDPRIIMVCLEGLENFLKVGEAEKATGAVEFNFCAQLIEDADGLEKIENLQTHDNSEIYEKAVKILETYWLEEDEETLPPADGTQQSFQFGENGLQVPSGGFNFS from the exons ATGTCGTTGAGACCGAGCACGAGAACCGAGGCCCGCCGCAACCGCTACAAGGTGGCGGTTGACGCCGAGGAAGGCCGTCGTAGAAGGGAAGACAACATGGTCGAGATCCGTAAAAGCAAGCGCGAAGAGAGTTTACTAAAGAAACGCCGCGAAGGCCTACAAGCTCAACAATTCGCTGCTTCTCTTCACTCCTCTAATGTCGAAAAGAAG CTGGAGAGTCTTCCTTCGATGGTTGCTGGCGTTTGGTCTGATAACGGTGCTGCACAGCTGGAGGCGACTACTCAGTTTCGAAAATTGCTTTCGATTG AGCGAAGTCCTCCAATTGAGGAAGTTGTACAGTCAGGCGTCGTTCCCCGTTTTGTTGAGTTCCTTGGTAGGGAAGATTTTCCACAGCTTCAG TTTGAGGCTGCTTGGGCGCTTACGAATATTGCTTCTGGAACCTCAGACAATACGAAGGTAGTAATTGATCTTGGTGCTGTTCCGATTTTTGTAAAGCTTCTTGCTTCACCAAGTGATGATGTCCGCGAGCAG gctgtgtgggcattgGGGAATATTGCTGGTGATTCCCCTAGATGCCGTGATCTTGTTCTCAGTCATGGAGCTTTGATGCCTCTATTAGCACAGTTAAATGAACATGCTAAGCTGTCAATGCTGAGAAATGCGACTTGGACATTATCAAATTTCTGTAGGGGCAAGCCACAGCCTCCATTTGAGCAG GTGACACCAGCTCTACCTGCGCTTGAGCGTCTTGTTCAttcaaatgatgaagaagttctGACTGATGCCTGTTGGGCTCTCTCGTATCTGTCTGATGgtacaaatgacaaaattcaaGCTGTGATTCAAGCAGGAGTTTGCCCACGCCTTGTCGAGCTCCTGCT CAATCCATCTCCTTCAGTGCTCATTCCTGCTCTTCGTACTGTTGGAAATATTGTGACTGGAGATGATTTACAGACTCAG TGTATTATTGATCATGGTGCATTAGCATGCCTTATGAACCTATTGACCAATAATTATAAAAAGAGTATCAAGAAGGAAGCATGCTGGACTATCTCAAACATTACAGCTGGAAACAAGGAACAGATTCAG GCTGTGATCAATGCTGGATTAATTGGGCCCCTGGTCAACCTACTTCAAAATGCTGAATTCGATGTAAAGAAAGAAGCAGCATGGGCAATTTCAAATGCTACTTCGGGTGGTGCCCATGAGCAAATCAA GTATATGGTCAGTCAAGGATGCATAAAACCACTGTGTGATCTCCTTGCATGCCCTGATCCAAGAATTATAATGGTCTGTTTAGAGGGGCTGGAGAACTTTTTGAAGGTTGGTGAAGCTGAGAAGGCCACAGGTGCTGTAGAATTTAACTTCTGCGCCCAACTGATAGAAGATGCTGATGGTTTAGAGAAGATTGAAAATCTACAGACTCATGATAATAGTGAGATATATGAGAAGGCAGTCAAGATTCTCGAGACTTACTGGCTGGAGGAGGATGAAGAGACGCTACCTCCTGCTGACGGTACTCAGCAAAGTTTTCAGTTTGGGGAGAATGGGCTTCAAGTTCCATCCGGTGGATTCAACTTCAGTTGA
- the LOC107936134 gene encoding importin subunit alpha-2 isoform X1 — MSLRPSTRTEARRNRYKVAVDAEEGRRRREDNMVEIRKSKREESLLKKRREGLQAQQFAASLHSSNVEKKLESLPSMVAGVWSDNGAAQLEATTQFRKLLSIERSPPIEEVVQSGVVPRFVEFLGREDFPQLQFEAAWALTNIASGTSDNTKVVIDLGAVPIFVKLLASPSDDVREQAVWALGNIAGDSPRCRDLVLSHGALMPLLAQLNEHAKLSMLRNATWTLSNFCRGKPQPPFEQVTPALPALERLVHSNDEEVLTDACWALSYLSDGTNDKIQAVIQAGVCPRLVELLLSNPSPSVLIPALRTVGNIVTGDDLQTQCIIDHGALACLMNLLTNNYKKSIKKEACWTISNITAGNKEQIQAVINAGLIGPLVNLLQNAEFDVKKEAAWAISNATSGGAHEQIKYMVSQGCIKPLCDLLACPDPRIIMVCLEGLENFLKVGEAEKATGAVEFNFCAQLIEDADGLEKIENLQTHDNSEIYEKAVKILETYWLEEDEETLPPADGTQQSFQFGENGLQVPSGGFNFS; from the exons ATGTCGTTGAGACCGAGCACGAGAACCGAGGCCCGCCGCAACCGCTACAAGGTGGCGGTTGACGCCGAGGAAGGCCGTCGTAGAAGGGAAGACAACATGGTCGAGATCCGTAAAAGCAAGCGCGAAGAGAGTTTACTAAAGAAACGCCGCGAAGGCCTACAAGCTCAACAATTCGCTGCTTCTCTTCACTCCTCTAATGTCGAAAAGAAG CTGGAGAGTCTTCCTTCGATGGTTGCTGGCGTTTGGTCTGATAACGGTGCTGCACAGCTGGAGGCGACTACTCAGTTTCGAAAATTGCTTTCGATTG AGCGAAGTCCTCCAATTGAGGAAGTTGTACAGTCAGGCGTCGTTCCCCGTTTTGTTGAGTTCCTTGGTAGGGAAGATTTTCCACAGCTTCAG TTTGAGGCTGCTTGGGCGCTTACGAATATTGCTTCTGGAACCTCAGACAATACGAAGGTAGTAATTGATCTTGGTGCTGTTCCGATTTTTGTAAAGCTTCTTGCTTCACCAAGTGATGATGTCCGCGAGCAG gctgtgtgggcattgGGGAATATTGCTGGTGATTCCCCTAGATGCCGTGATCTTGTTCTCAGTCATGGAGCTTTGATGCCTCTATTAGCACAGTTAAATGAACATGCTAAGCTGTCAATGCTGAGAAATGCGACTTGGACATTATCAAATTTCTGTAGGGGCAAGCCACAGCCTCCATTTGAGCAG GTGACACCAGCTCTACCTGCGCTTGAGCGTCTTGTTCAttcaaatgatgaagaagttctGACTGATGCCTGTTGGGCTCTCTCGTATCTGTCTGATGgtacaaatgacaaaattcaaGCTGTGATTCAAGCAGGAGTTTGCCCACGCCTTGTCGAGCTCCTGCT CAGCAATCCATCTCCTTCAGTGCTCATTCCTGCTCTTCGTACTGTTGGAAATATTGTGACTGGAGATGATTTACAGACTCAG TGTATTATTGATCATGGTGCATTAGCATGCCTTATGAACCTATTGACCAATAATTATAAAAAGAGTATCAAGAAGGAAGCATGCTGGACTATCTCAAACATTACAGCTGGAAACAAGGAACAGATTCAG GCTGTGATCAATGCTGGATTAATTGGGCCCCTGGTCAACCTACTTCAAAATGCTGAATTCGATGTAAAGAAAGAAGCAGCATGGGCAATTTCAAATGCTACTTCGGGTGGTGCCCATGAGCAAATCAA GTATATGGTCAGTCAAGGATGCATAAAACCACTGTGTGATCTCCTTGCATGCCCTGATCCAAGAATTATAATGGTCTGTTTAGAGGGGCTGGAGAACTTTTTGAAGGTTGGTGAAGCTGAGAAGGCCACAGGTGCTGTAGAATTTAACTTCTGCGCCCAACTGATAGAAGATGCTGATGGTTTAGAGAAGATTGAAAATCTACAGACTCATGATAATAGTGAGATATATGAGAAGGCAGTCAAGATTCTCGAGACTTACTGGCTGGAGGAGGATGAAGAGACGCTACCTCCTGCTGACGGTACTCAGCAAAGTTTTCAGTTTGGGGAGAATGGGCTTCAAGTTCCATCCGGTGGATTCAACTTCAGTTGA